The Porites lutea chromosome 4, jaPorLute2.1, whole genome shotgun sequence genome contains a region encoding:
- the LOC140933601 gene encoding uncharacterized protein has translation MKGEKVFCCALLLSACFAFSSGQTTATTPAPTPTQPATTANPANVTNVTNPDTLQCSVYNLTLKLTNATYTDDLANPHSAKFIKLRTDFEVGIMQVYDGYKPFVGVTTLRFSKAPDGKSIVHFCVEFTTNGTHLPNLTKAITLGKLGKLTPVSVAPKLEQAACYKEPAPPVCPIPCPSACAPSCYDTCCQQGYPMGYQQPYYMPPPPPVPVPVPVAGTCPNSCPNTCAPVGCTPACCNTVYNPAPYQYGKRHHAPRPVKGSKKHHIFHKLHRNN, from the exons ATGAAGGGCGAGAAAGTTTTCTGTTGCGCGCTGTTACTGTCCGCGTGCTTCGCATTTTCAAGCGGTCAAA CTACGGCTACGACACCTGCTCCAACACCAACGCAGCCAGCTACCACCGCCAACCCTGCAAATGTGACCAATGTTACCAACCCGGATACTTTACAAT GCTCTGTCTACAACTTGACATTGAAGCTTACGAATGCTACCTACACTGACGATTTAGCAAATCCACACTCAGCTAAGTTCATCAAGCTTAGAACGGATTTTGAAGTTGGA ATTATGCAAGTGTATGATGGATACAAGCCATTCGTAGGTGTTACTACCCTAAGATTCAG CAAAGCACCAGACGGCAAGTCCATCGTGCACTTCTGTGTGGAGTTCACGACCAATGGAACTCATCTTCCAAACTTGACAAAGGCCATAACGTTGGGTAAACTTGGCAAGCTAACCCCTGTGTCAGTCGCTCCAAAACTTGAACAAGCAG CTTGTTACAAGGAGCCTGCTCCACCTGTGTGCCCGATACCCTGCCCATCAGCCTGTGCACCTTCTTGCTATGACACGTGTTGCCAGCAGGGTTATCCAATGGGCTATCAACAGCCTTATTACATGCCTCCTCCACCTCCAGTTCCAGTTCCAGTCCCAGTCGCAGGAACCTGCCCTAACTCCTGCCCGAACACTTGTGCACCTGTTGGATGCACCCCAGCCTGCTGCAACACGGTATACAACCCCGCACCTTATCAATACGGTAAACGTCACCACGCCCCAAGACCAGTGAAGGGATCAAAGAAACACCACATCTTCCACAAACTTCACAggaataattga